One Prunus dulcis chromosome 8, ALMONDv2, whole genome shotgun sequence DNA window includes the following coding sequences:
- the LOC117636756 gene encoding protein EARLY-RESPONSIVE TO DEHYDRATION 7, chloroplastic-like: protein MSASKPISPSSSSSPSSLYPSADMKDLAENLFPEDDAVSNRNTQSSEELMVKIPGAIVHLIEKDSSIELATGELTIVSLRQNGNIVAVLARVGDQIQWPLARDEAAVKLDQAHYFFTLRVPANGSPKRDEIDDPTHEKGQFVLLNYGLTFASSKGQEGLLKELDQILGIYSCFSEERVEGLGNWEVLDGSVGRDTSQEERAAAYWTTLAPNVEDYSGKCARLIAAGSGQVIRGILWCGDVTVDRLKWGNEFLKMRMGPTSESEISPETLKRIQRVKKLTKMSEDVATGILSGVVKVSGFFTSSIVNSKVGQKFFSLLPGEIVLASLDGFNKVCDAVEVAGRNVMSTTSVVTTGLVSQRYGEPAAKVTNEGLDAAGHAIGTAWAVFKVRKAINPKSVLKPTTLVKAAAESKSSKLKSQTK from the exons ATGTCTGCTTCAAAACCcatttctccttcttcttcttcgtcacCTTCGTCTCTGTACCCTTCAGCCGACATGAAAGACCTCGCTGAGAACCTCTTCCCGGAAGACGACGCCGTTTCTAACCGAAATACCCAATCATCCGAAGAACTCATGGTCAAAATCCCAGGGGCCATCGTCCACCTCATAGAGAAAGACTCAAGCATCGAACTTGCCACTGGAGAACTCACCATAGTTAGTCTCCGCCAAAATGGGAACATAGTCGCTGTACTTGCCCGCGTAGGCGACCAGATTCAATGGCCTCTGGCCAGAGACGAAGCCGCCGTGAAGCTCGACCAGGCCCACTACTTCTTCACTCTTCGGGTCCCCGCAAATGGGTCGCCGAAAAGAGACGAAATTGATGACCCGACCCATGAGAAAGGTCAGTTTGTTCTGCTGAATTATGGGTTAACTTTTGCTTCTTCGAAGGGGCAAGAGGGTTTGCTGAAGGAGCTCGATCAGATTTTGGGGATTTACAGTTGTTTTTCGGAGGAGAGGGTGGAGGGGTTGGGGAATTGGGAGGTTCTGGATGGGTCGGTGGGGAGGGACACGTCTCAGGAGGAGAGGGCCGCGGCCTACTGGACTACGCTGGCTCCGAATGTAGAGGATTACAGCGGGAAGTGCGCGAGGTTGATTGCGGCGGGTTCGGGTCAGGTGATCAGGGGGATTTTGTGGTGTGGAGATGTGACTGTGGATAGGTTGAAGTGGGGGAATGAGTTCTTGAAGATGAGAATGGGGCCCACTTCAGAATCAGAGATTAGTCCAGAGACTTTGAAGAGGATACAAAG GGTTAAGAAGTTGACAAAGATGTCAGAGGACGTGGCCACTGGAATCCTTTCTGGGGTTGTTAAAGTATCTGGATTCTTCACGAGTTCTATAGTTAACTCTAAAGTTGgccagaaattttttagccTTTTGCCCGGAGAAATCGTCCTTGCTTCCTTGGATGGATTCA ACAAGGTCTGTGATGCTGTTGAAGTGGCGGGAAGGAATGTTATGTCAACCACATCAGTTGTCACCACTGGACTTGTTTCACAGAG GTATGGAGAACCAGCGGCAAAGGTAACGAATGAAGGGCTTGATGCTGCCGGGCATGCTATAGGGACGGCTTGGGCTGTGTTCAAGGTGAGAAAGGCTATAAACCCGAAGAGCGTGCTCAAGCCTACAACCCTTGTTAAAGCTGCTGCTGAATCAAAGTCCTCCAAGCTGAAGTCTCAAACTAAGTGA